The window GACTCCGGGCTTTCTGCCTGTGGCCCTGCCTCGCGGCACTATCTCAAAACTGCCTTTCCAATTCTCGTCTATGGCCTCCTTCCCTATCTTCCCTCACCACCTGCAGCCCAAGCAGGACTCAACAATTCGGatgcagagctcaaagaacaagCCTCGCTTTGACTTTGCCAACCTGGCCACAGCAGCCACCCAAGAGGATCATCTAAAGGCAGAAGACCTGAGCGTGTCCGGGGTTTCTGCTGCCGCGTCATCTCACCATTCTGATACAAACGGCCTTGGGTGCCTCCTGGATGTGACCAAGCTCTCCTACCCGGAGCGCAAGTCCAGTCGAGGCCGGTTGCCCTCAAAGACCAAAAAAGAATTTGTCTGCAAATTCTGTGGCCGCCATTTTACAAAATCCTACAATCTGTTAATCCATGAGAGAACGCACACAGATGAAAGGCCATACACATGTGATATCTGCCACAAAGCCTTTAGAAGGCAGGACCACCTCCGAGACCACAGGTGAGAACATTGAGATGAAAcctgttttttgtcaaatacTACATACTAGTCCTTTAAGTTTAACTACAAGTAATCTGTTCTTGATATGAACCTTGACAGTTAAGCAGCACATTAGAAGAGTCTTCATGCTCCATTCCTCAACAGTTTGTCCCAGCAGGACATGTTTGGGCACAGTATTAAGGAACATGACACCCAGCCTTAAGCATAATATGAATTTTTAGAGTGGCATATGTAGAGATCTTGATTAAAATAGTCCAGGGATGGTGAATATTGCCTGTGTATTttgatttgcaaacattttatatggacttgaaaaacatttttgaatgttaAACTCTGATCCTGCCATACTCTTGATTTATAGTCTTATTTGATAGGATTTCACTTCTTGCCATCACTTTTTGTATCAGAAATAATTTGACATGTAACAGCAGGTTGATGGGCTTAGGCCAGAATGAAAAGTATTCAGTGGGGAGAGCATTTTAAGATATCATAGGTGTGGTGTGTGTGGTTACTTACCACAATAGCACCGATACTAAAATCTAAATACTAGCAATGGTAAGTATTTATCCAACCACGTTTGTTTACTTATTACTTAACATTGTTGGTTCAGAATGTCCAA of the Phycodurus eques isolate BA_2022a chromosome 14, UOR_Pequ_1.1, whole genome shotgun sequence genome contains:
- the osr1 gene encoding protein odd-skipped-related 1, which gives rise to MGSKTLPAPVPLHPSLQLANYSLLQSSTGLQVPTDHFHSIYSFSALHAIQLHQWTPGFLPVALPRGTISKLPFQFSSMASFPIFPHHLQPKQDSTIRMQSSKNKPRFDFANLATAATQEDHLKAEDLSVSGVSAAASSHHSDTNGLGCLLDVTKLSYPERKSSRGRLPSKTKKEFVCKFCGRHFTKSYNLLIHERTHTDERPYTCDICHKAFRRQDHLRDHRYIHSKEKPFKCQECGKGFCQSRTLAVHKTLHMQVKELKPAKIK